Genomic window (Methanobrevibacter sp.):
TGGTTGCTCCAATAAATTAAGTTTGATCCAAATCACTTAAGTTTTTGAAAGAGCCTTGTTAAATTATTGAGGTTTGAAATGTTATACAATACGCTTGGAAAAACTAATCTTAAAGTTTCAAGACTCGGTTTTGGAACTATGAGACTTCCCACAATTAATTCCAATGCTGACATTGACGAAGTTCAAGCAGCTGAAATGTTAAAGTATGGAATTGAAAATGGAATAAACATAATCGATACGGCATTTCCTTACCACAGCAAGGAGCTTGACGGTAACGGAAACAGTGAAAGGTTTGTCGGTAAATTTTTAAAAGAAAACAGCATGAGAGACGAAATAATACTCCAGACAAAATCCCCCTCCTGGTTAATGGAGGAAAAATCTGACTTTGAGAGATATTTAGACATTCAGCTTGAGAAACTGCAAACTGATTATGTTGATATTTATCTCCTTCACTCATTAACCGTCCCTGATTGGAACAAGGTGGAAAATTTAGGCGTTCTTGACTTTTTGGATGACTGTTTAAGCAGCGGAAAAGTCAGGCACATCGGATTCTCATCACATGTCGAAATAGATTATTTAATTGAGATACTTGACTCCTATCCGAAATGGGAAGTTGCATTAACCCAGATGAATTATCTTGATGAATATTACCAGTCAGGAATAATGGGCCTCAATTATCTAAAGGACATAAATGTTGGAAGCATGATTATGGAACCTCTCCGCGGAGGAAGATTAGTTCAAAATATACCAAGTGAAGTTCAGCAATTATGGAATACCTCAGAAAAGAAAAGAAGTCCTGTCGAATGGGCTCTGCAGTATTTATGGAATAGAGATGACGTTGATTGTGTTTTAAGCGGAATGACCAACTTAAACCAGGTGAAAGAAAATATCAAAATCGCCTCTGCTGAAGACATTATCAGTGAGGGAGATAATGAATTAATCAGAGAAGTTGCAAGAACTTACAGAACATTTCTTGGAAACGACTGTACCAGATGCGGCTATTGCATGCCCTGCCCCCATGGAGTCGACATCATAAACTGCCTAACAGAATATAACATTGCACATATGATGAATGACCCTAAAGCAAGCGCCATGCAATATTTTTCACTGATAGATGAAGATTCAAGAGCAGACAGCTGCATTAACTGTGAAGAGTGCATACCATTTTGTACACAGATGTTGAATATCCCGGAAGAACTTGAAAAGGTGCACGAGTATTTCGGTGAGAAATTTGATCATTTCTGAGGTGTAAATATGTCTAAAAAATTTAAAGATGATGATTACTGGCAGATAGCTTCCCGACAGATGAGCATTGTATGTGAAAGTGAACAGCAACGGTTTAAAGACTGCAAAATCACAGTAATAGGCTGCGGAGGCATTGGTGGAGAGACAATTGAAATGCTTGCAAGAATGGGTGTTGGAGAACTTGTTTTAGTTGATGAAGATTCATTTGACTTATCCAACCTAAACAGACAGAATTTTGCAACAGTTGATGAAATCGGACAGGCAAAAAGTGAAGTTGCAGGTAAAAAGGTCAAGCTGATAAACCCTTTTGTTAAGGTAACCAGCTATAACGAGCACGTTGATGAGACAAACATTGACAATATTATCGGAGACTCAGACATTGTTATTGATGCTCTGGACAATATACTTACAAGAGTAATTGTCTCAAGAAAGGCGAAAGAGAAAGGAATAGCTTATGTTCACGGTGCAATTCATGGAACCTTAGGTCAAATTACAACATTCCTGCCAAATACCGAAAGTTATGAGGAAATGTTCAGCCTCCCCTCTTTTGAAAAGGAGCTTACAGACAGCATCATTGAAGAGCTTAAAAATGTCACATCAGGCATTCCTCCTGTAATAGGGCCGACTCCAAATTTAATAGGTTGTCTTCAGGCATTTGAAGCTTATAAAATCATAACAGGAATCGG
Coding sequences:
- a CDS encoding aldo/keto reductase is translated as MLYNTLGKTNLKVSRLGFGTMRLPTINSNADIDEVQAAEMLKYGIENGINIIDTAFPYHSKELDGNGNSERFVGKFLKENSMRDEIILQTKSPSWLMEEKSDFERYLDIQLEKLQTDYVDIYLLHSLTVPDWNKVENLGVLDFLDDCLSSGKVRHIGFSSHVEIDYLIEILDSYPKWEVALTQMNYLDEYYQSGIMGLNYLKDINVGSMIMEPLRGGRLVQNIPSEVQQLWNTSEKKRSPVEWALQYLWNRDDVDCVLSGMTNLNQVKENIKIASAEDIISEGDNELIREVARTYRTFLGNDCTRCGYCMPCPHGVDIINCLTEYNIAHMMNDPKASAMQYFSLIDEDSRADSCINCEECIPFCTQMLNIPEELEKVHEYFGEKFDHF
- a CDS encoding HesA/MoeB/ThiF family protein — translated: MSKKFKDDDYWQIASRQMSIVCESEQQRFKDCKITVIGCGGIGGETIEMLARMGVGELVLVDEDSFDLSNLNRQNFATVDEIGQAKSEVAGKKVKLINPFVKVTSYNEHVDETNIDNIIGDSDIVIDALDNILTRVIVSRKAKEKGIAYVHGAIHGTLGQITTFLPNTESYEEMFSLPSFEKELTDSIIEELKNVTSGIPPVIGPTPNLIGCLQAFEAYKIITGIGKVTVAPKILTFDLLDLGSFLLDEF